One Candidatus Cloacimonas sp. DNA window includes the following coding sequences:
- a CDS encoding replication/maintenance protein RepL gives MFKTDYYGYYDPKRRYIDPNKPKFDPNKLEIDLNKVQNDPNKLKFDPNRSISDWILYLIKNSPKISYKEMAEITGKSIPTIKRSITKLKEEGLIKRSGSPRGGKWVLVKSENSWKK, from the coding sequence ATGTTTAAAACTGATTATTATGGATATTATGACCCTAAAAGAAGGTATATTGACCCTAATAAACCTAAATTTGATCCTAATAAACTTGAAATTGACCTTAATAAAGTCCAAAATGACCCCAATAAACTTAAATTTGACCCTAATAGGAGTATTTCAGATTGGATTTTATATTTAATAAAGAATAGTCCTAAGATTAGTTATAAAGAAATGGCAGAAATTACAGGTAAAAGTATTCCTACCATCAAAAGGTCAATTACTAAACTTAAAGAGGAAGGATTAATCAAAAGAAGCGGATCTCCCAGAGGGGGAAAATGGGTTTTAGTGAAGAGTGAAAACAGCTGGAAAAAATAA
- a CDS encoding AAA family ATPase, giving the protein MLTKLWVNNYRCLVNFEVEFDSFTLLIGPNGGGKTSIFDILYNLRKLIINNAKVYEVFTPYDLTAWLDSNEQTFELQVDGNGGIYTYRLVISHQRELGKLRIERETLHYDNRVIFSFEKGDIHLYNDYYKEGAVISFDWMLSGLSMVVPRQDNTKLTWFKDWINKLFILNLEPKAIHSVSEDESSQLFRDGKNFVSWYRYFSQEHQDKMYDLITYLRNSIYGFDSLKLELAGKHRILQVGFRSENKKDKTLFFDFDRLSDGQKVLLILHTLLVCLQEMGNTLMMDEPENYVALAEIQPWLMELSDVCGVTIPQIIIISHHPELIDYFGVEKSRLIVREPLGPARVKQIINKFEDGLNLSELIARGWENE; this is encoded by the coding sequence ATGCTAACTAAACTCTGGGTAAATAATTATCGCTGTTTGGTAAATTTTGAGGTTGAATTTGATAGTTTTACTTTATTGATTGGTCCCAATGGCGGGGGTAAAACAAGTATATTCGATATCCTTTATAACTTAAGAAAGTTAATAATAAATAATGCAAAGGTTTATGAGGTCTTTACTCCTTATGATTTAACTGCCTGGCTTGATTCCAATGAACAAACATTTGAGCTCCAGGTTGATGGTAATGGAGGAATTTATACCTATCGTTTAGTCATTTCTCATCAAAGGGAATTAGGGAAATTACGAATTGAACGGGAAACGCTTCATTATGATAATAGAGTAATTTTCTCTTTTGAAAAGGGTGATATTCATTTATATAATGATTATTATAAGGAAGGAGCGGTTATTTCTTTTGATTGGATGTTATCAGGACTTTCTATGGTTGTCCCCAGACAGGATAATACAAAATTGACTTGGTTCAAGGATTGGATAAACAAATTATTTATTTTAAATCTGGAACCCAAAGCCATACATTCTGTTTCTGAAGATGAATCCTCACAGTTGTTTAGGGATGGGAAAAATTTTGTTTCCTGGTATCGTTATTTTTCTCAAGAGCATCAGGATAAAATGTATGATCTGATAACCTATCTTCGGAATTCCATATATGGATTTGATTCCTTAAAATTGGAGTTAGCAGGTAAACATCGTATTTTGCAAGTTGGTTTTCGGAGTGAAAATAAAAAAGATAAGACCCTATTTTTTGATTTTGATCGGCTTTCCGATGGACAAAAAGTTTTACTTATCTTACATACTTTGTTAGTATGTTTACAAGAGATGGGTAATACATTGATGATGGATGAACCGGAAAATTATGTAGCACTTGCGGAAATTCAACCTTGGCTTATGGAACTTAGTGATGTTTGTGGAGTTACAATTCCTCAAATTATAATTATCAGTCATCACCCTGAACTAATTGATTATTTTGGAGTGGAAAAAAGCCGTCTGATAGTTAGAGAGCCACTTGGTCCTGCAAGAGTAAAACAAATAATCAATAAGTTTGAAGATGGCTTAAATTTATCAGAATTAATTGCCCGGGGTTGGGAAAATGAATAA
- a CDS encoding PorV/PorQ family protein translates to MFKRHLLVFSLMLMLVLPFALSGISQASMLFLTFEPGARANAMGRAYSAIADDAYAMWWNPGATAFNKNTQIAATHIPWLQGSGIEDIFYEYLGFNNYFYGIGNINAHIIWLDAGTQTQTNENNVELGDFHTYEVAGALGYSYEVVPEKVGVGGNFKLLYSYLGPGTGLTESEGSAFSFAFDAGALFKDVIVDNLNASIVLQNVGPDITYSDEEQADPAPMTFRAGLGYTIIDNPMGRLMATAEMSKILANDDPLYQRLISGWEYFDETIYGVGAEYTYLNLIALRGGYYSDHAGEVEGASFGVGVHYTFSKRYKLGFDFAMVPAGGLTDYNKIFSLGFEF, encoded by the coding sequence ATGTTTAAACGCCATTTATTGGTGTTCAGCTTAATGCTGATGCTTGTTCTGCCCTTTGCATTGTCTGGAATATCTCAGGCAAGTATGTTATTCTTAACTTTTGAACCTGGAGCTCGTGCCAATGCAATGGGACGTGCCTATTCTGCAATTGCAGATGATGCTTATGCTATGTGGTGGAATCCGGGGGCTACAGCTTTTAATAAAAATACTCAAATTGCTGCTACGCATATTCCTTGGTTACAAGGTTCCGGAATTGAAGATATTTTCTACGAGTATTTAGGTTTTAACAATTACTTTTATGGCATTGGTAATATCAATGCGCATATTATCTGGCTGGATGCAGGAACTCAAACTCAAACCAATGAAAATAATGTTGAATTGGGTGATTTTCATACTTATGAAGTCGCCGGCGCCTTAGGATACAGTTATGAAGTTGTTCCTGAAAAAGTTGGAGTAGGTGGCAATTTTAAGCTGTTATACTCATATTTGGGTCCTGGAACAGGTTTAACCGAATCCGAAGGTTCCGCTTTTAGTTTTGCTTTTGATGCCGGTGCCTTATTCAAAGATGTAATAGTGGATAATTTAAACGCATCCATCGTGCTGCAAAATGTTGGTCCCGACATTACTTATAGTGACGAAGAACAGGCAGACCCGGCTCCGATGACTTTTCGAGCTGGTTTGGGTTATACTATTATAGACAATCCTATGGGGCGTTTGATGGCAACTGCAGAAATGAGTAAAATTTTGGCAAATGACGATCCTCTGTATCAAAGATTAATTTCTGGTTGGGAATATTTTGATGAAACCATTTACGGAGTTGGTGCAGAATATACCTATCTTAATCTGATTGCTTTACGCGGCGGTTATTATTCTGATCATGCAGGTGAAGTAGAAGGAGCCAGTTTTGGAGTGGGTGTCCATTATACATTCAGTAAACGCTACAAACTTGGTTTTGACTTTGCTATGGTTCCTGCGGGCGGTTTAACCGATTATAATAAGATATTCTCGCTGGGGTTTGAGTTCTAA
- a CDS encoding T9SS type A sorting domain-containing protein → MLPKATEFRKLPKHPYLSNLIEPNSREDNLKKDKANYNKLLVILVDFALEDIDDSNTTGNGKFQLALDSTYIYSIGAPPHNRPYFEANLEAMKYYYLAVSSGAYNLNYDVYPKDIPAYTLPKTMGYYNPPGANSELFVSRMEEYFKTAFELADSIDQEIDFASYSHYMIIHAGSDWQHNVLGDTPSDIPSFFIKVGDGKEAVVDNGTVLISHSCNVPETISQDFYTSEQDGRTIHNGYGALNSVLAHEFGHSLGMVDLYNVYNSSPMVGVFDIMDSGGSGILVGELENGDYVYVEGALPTFPGAFSRNLMFRDIYLNQGLLKEFPDFPVLTQLPVSAISASQKGKNPIPQTYKIPLNAQEYILVENRNVDPDGDGGTAVFGALNGRVILYPTPLADISPPPPSYEYDYLLPSFMKADGSSIGGGILVWHINEDILYDEGQNDSSGNWVNNFDNNTVNTSFNRKAVSIIEADGLTDLGSDYSMYWTGTPYEYFHAYKPILDANGLFVNWSPEYWKPELSATTNPPLVDSNNLPGLYHLKQISNPSSQMSFQLESGFFDSTQILDYQSPVVVTGPIINSSFSDTNLPVLSIGKINLLNNADGVWQDLLGAFNAPFSHPDFPLQTTDSNQDGFQELVYAKDKTVYLADWANDEISLQGINYPDSIVTTPLSLNNSLFIATQTGINLFKNYLDTDFVSLEGIKHLAGYDDQIIALGESFVKILAADNLTTIKEFSLPEPCKKIEPIIYANPDKTVEMIFIMADSGNLYRIYQNNVEKIFNNHSSETPGQLALTSLENISPVLFFGIGTQLYALKADGTKLSQFPITSPEAISAWESPMSLTLNAHPILFYPLQGSSYLAVEQNGNILPEMCLASNKGNKSDYLFYDQQRQTLYWYYTDENGKLYIHGKNNIETDPILFAGFRNGISGYVTLNFKDETVSSTEKNAYLYPNPVKEQFVKVNLQNYSGETKLRIYDISGTLIRKLLIPASQNNPRDYEISIKGLSSGVYIIVLDNNGKITRLKFAVEK, encoded by the coding sequence ATGTTGCCGAAAGCAACGGAATTTCGTAAATTACCTAAGCATCCATATCTAAGTAATTTAATTGAGCCAAATTCCCGAGAGGATAATCTTAAAAAGGATAAAGCCAACTATAACAAACTGTTAGTTATCCTGGTAGATTTTGCTTTGGAAGACATTGATGATAGTAATACTACTGGTAACGGCAAATTCCAATTGGCACTGGATTCAACCTATATCTATTCAATAGGTGCTCCTCCACATAATCGACCGTATTTTGAGGCAAATCTGGAGGCAATGAAATATTACTATTTAGCCGTATCTTCCGGTGCGTATAATCTAAATTACGATGTCTATCCTAAAGATATTCCTGCTTATACTTTGCCCAAAACAATGGGCTATTACAATCCTCCGGGGGCAAATTCAGAGCTCTTTGTCAGTCGTATGGAAGAATATTTCAAAACCGCTTTTGAACTGGCAGATAGTATAGATCAAGAGATTGATTTTGCCAGTTACAGCCATTATATGATTATTCACGCTGGCTCGGACTGGCAACATAATGTTTTGGGTGACACACCTTCCGACATACCTTCTTTTTTCATAAAAGTCGGTGATGGCAAAGAAGCAGTTGTTGATAATGGAACTGTTCTCATTTCCCATTCTTGTAATGTCCCCGAAACCATCTCTCAGGATTTTTATACCAGCGAACAGGATGGAAGAACAATTCACAATGGTTATGGCGCTTTAAATTCCGTTTTGGCACATGAATTTGGCCACTCCTTAGGAATGGTGGACTTATATAATGTTTACAATTCCTCTCCAATGGTTGGAGTTTTTGACATTATGGACAGCGGTGGTTCCGGGATTTTAGTAGGTGAATTGGAAAACGGTGATTATGTATATGTGGAAGGTGCATTACCAACATTTCCGGGTGCTTTTTCCCGCAATTTGATGTTTAGGGATATTTACCTAAATCAGGGTTTATTAAAGGAATTTCCCGATTTTCCTGTTCTAACTCAATTACCTGTAAGTGCCATAAGCGCTTCACAGAAAGGAAAAAACCCTATTCCTCAGACCTATAAAATTCCGCTAAATGCTCAGGAATATATTTTGGTTGAGAACCGCAATGTGGATCCTGATGGCGATGGTGGCACAGCTGTTTTTGGAGCTTTGAACGGAAGAGTAATTCTTTATCCTACACCTTTGGCAGATATTTCTCCACCACCCCCTTCTTATGAATACGACTATCTTTTACCTTCTTTTATGAAAGCGGATGGTTCGTCAATAGGGGGAGGAATACTTGTCTGGCACATAAATGAAGATATTTTATACGATGAAGGGCAAAATGATAGCTCTGGTAACTGGGTAAATAATTTTGATAACAATACCGTAAACACCAGTTTTAACCGAAAAGCCGTTTCCATTATTGAAGCGGACGGACTTACAGACCTGGGAAGTGATTATTCTATGTATTGGACAGGGACTCCTTACGAATATTTTCACGCCTATAAACCGATTCTGGATGCAAATGGCTTATTTGTCAACTGGAGCCCTGAATATTGGAAACCAGAACTTAGTGCCACTACAAATCCCCCTTTAGTGGATAGCAACAATCTGCCTGGCTTGTATCATCTAAAACAGATTAGCAATCCTTCCAGCCAAATGAGTTTCCAATTAGAAAGCGGTTTTTTCGATAGCACCCAAATTTTGGATTATCAATCTCCCGTTGTTGTCACCGGTCCCATCATCAATTCCAGTTTTAGCGATACTAACTTACCCGTTCTTAGTATCGGGAAGATAAATTTGCTCAATAATGCAGATGGTGTCTGGCAAGACCTTTTGGGAGCATTTAATGCTCCATTCTCCCATCCTGATTTTCCATTACAAACAACGGACTCCAATCAGGATGGTTTTCAGGAATTAGTTTATGCTAAGGATAAAACAGTTTACTTAGCGGACTGGGCAAACGATGAAATTTCTCTGCAAGGTATTAATTATCCCGATTCCATCGTTACAACACCTCTCTCTCTGAACAATAGTTTATTTATCGCCACCCAAACAGGGATCAATTTGTTTAAGAATTACTTAGACACAGATTTTGTATCTCTGGAAGGGATTAAGCATCTGGCTGGGTATGACGATCAAATAATTGCCTTGGGAGAAAGCTTTGTAAAGATTTTAGCGGCAGATAACTTAACCACAATTAAGGAATTTTCCCTGCCAGAACCTTGCAAGAAAATTGAGCCGATAATCTATGCTAATCCTGATAAGACGGTGGAAATGATTTTTATTATGGCTGATAGTGGTAATTTATATCGCATCTACCAAAACAATGTGGAAAAAATCTTTAACAATCATAGTAGTGAGACACCGGGGCAATTAGCGCTCACTTCTTTAGAGAATATTTCTCCAGTTCTATTTTTCGGAATCGGCACACAACTCTATGCCTTAAAAGCAGATGGTACAAAGCTTAGCCAATTCCCCATCACTTCTCCGGAAGCAATTTCTGCTTGGGAGAGTCCAATGTCATTAACCTTAAATGCGCATCCCATACTTTTTTACCCACTTCAGGGTAGTAGCTATTTAGCTGTAGAGCAGAATGGCAACATTCTGCCGGAAATGTGTTTAGCCAGTAACAAGGGAAATAAATCCGACTACCTTTTTTACGATCAACAACGGCAAACATTATATTGGTATTATACTGATGAAAACGGTAAATTATACATCCACGGAAAAAATAACATCGAAACCGATCCCATCCTTTTCGCCGGTTTTAGAAACGGAATTAGCGGATATGTAACTTTAAATTTTAAGGATGAGACAGTTAGTTCAACCGAAAAAAATGCTTACCTCTATCCCAATCCCGTTAAAGAACAATTTGTTAAAGTAAACCTACAGAATTATTCCGGTGAGACAAAACTTCGCATATACGACATTAGCGGAACCTTAATTCGCAAGTTGCTTATTCCTGCATCCCAAAACAATCCTCGCGATTATGAAATAAGCATTAAAGGATTAAGTTCCGGCGTTTATATTATTGTGCTGGATAATAACGGTAAAATTACACGCCTAAAATTCGCAGTGGAAAAATGA
- a CDS encoding flavin reductase family protein: MIQLSQLPLSYGKIHLPAKVALVVTQKPEGGFNLITIEWFMRTSIQPPMFAISIGESRYSHECLEANRFFNLVFPTAEMKPLLTLCGSNSGRDMDKFTVGKVDFIAGKLHKLPVLKDAVTCFECEVVSEVRSGDHTIYIGQVHYSWLNDEVELFYLSGTFIRSD; this comes from the coding sequence ATGATTCAGCTTTCTCAGCTACCTTTAAGCTATGGGAAAATTCATTTACCGGCGAAAGTTGCTCTGGTAGTAACCCAAAAGCCAGAGGGAGGTTTTAACTTAATTACAATTGAATGGTTTATGAGAACCTCCATCCAGCCCCCAATGTTTGCTATATCCATTGGGGAAAGCCGCTATTCACACGAATGTTTGGAAGCAAATCGTTTTTTCAATTTAGTGTTTCCCACGGCAGAAATGAAACCGTTATTAACTCTTTGCGGTTCCAATTCAGGCAGAGATATGGATAAATTTACCGTTGGTAAAGTGGATTTTATAGCGGGGAAATTACATAAGCTACCGGTTTTGAAAGATGCCGTTACCTGTTTTGAATGCGAAGTTGTTTCGGAAGTTCGAAGCGGAGATCATACTATTTACATAGGTCAAGTGCATTACAGTTGGTTAAATGACGAAGTAGAGCTTTTCTACTTATCAGGAACATTTATAAGGTCTGACTAA